ATAGGTTGTCTTTCAGGCTCAAGTCATTCAATCAGTAATAGCCGATCGGTAACCAGTCAATAACCAATAAATCCAGATATTCAAATATGTTGCAGTACAATATGATCAATAAATTGTGACATACCAACATGATGCAATATATGAATAAATcagaaatttattaatttactgTAATTTTCAGGTCAAATGCCAAACTATTGAAGAATCCAGTATGAAAACCTCGCTATAGAGTAAACCTCACATTCAATAacttattatttcacccggttgATGAGCTCAAGCCAAGATAATTTCCTATAAATAATTTGAGTAATTTTATACTGGTTAGGACCGATAGTAGGTGTTaggatatttaaaaataatttttatacaaaactTGTACCGGGTAGTTTCGGTTAacactttaaaattttataacaattaaaatacATGTCCAAAAATCATCAAACTTTCTAGAAATGCCTAAAATTAGTGCAGAATCGTTCGGAAGTCAGAAAATTTATGAAACTCGTTGGCGCGTGCCTTGTCAGAGCTACCACGCGCGGCCGAAATTTTTACTAGAGATGCGTCTTGTCATTTACTACAACTTTCATTTGAACAATTTTCAAAACTCGGAATGGAtcaatatcaaatttttaaaaactagaATGATTGTCAAGCtcgctttggtcgaccaaaaacaATACTTCCGGCGACTGTGAGGATGATCGGCCGGCACATTTGTGAAATAGAAAACATTTTGAACAACTTTTGTTTTAAAACCGAAGGGAAATTCTTTCAAGAAAAATGGGTAATCGGGATTGATGTGGTTACCTGAAACACAAGTTTCTGGAATTTTCTAGAAACTGTTCTTCGTGATTCTTGATTTACTGGGCAAAATCGGTTGATGATATTGTTACACCTCCTATACATTTTCATTTCTAGGTGGAAGAGGAGTGTTGTATAAAAAATTTGGAATTTTTGGAGATGGTTTGCTATTTTTTCACCCAATTTTCCATATTTCTAGTTATTTTTGCTCTATTCCTCACTCCACCATTTTTCCTATTCTAGCAACCTTGGATCTCGAAATTGTGCTagaaaatgagagaaatggGTCCTTAGTGGTTAGAGGCCTTAGATATTTGATACTTGGTTTTGGCCAAATAGCCAAGTGTCAACTTTtacaatttataataaaatatatgtaggTGTCTTGGCACTTGTTAAGGTCTCATTTTAACAAGTGTGAAGCTAAATtctcatataaataaaaatattatatatttatttgtttattatattgatattttattatatatttattgaaatgctcttattttaattttcttctattcacttattttatttattcattatttGTCGTATCTAACATGCGTATCGACGTGTTGTATCTGTATCCGTGTCCGATACTTCAGAAAAAATTAAGAGTATCCGTACTAATAGGTATCTCCAATTAGCTCTCACTTCTACAGCTGTTTTTATGCTTGACTTGATTTTCGATGAACAAACTCCAACGAGCCAATCACCTCAAAAACAAATATCCATCTTTTTTCATTTACTCATACAGAATTTATACGCTAAAATTCCTCTTTTTCTTGCAATATATATAGCTTCTATTCTATATTCTGCAGTAGCTTTCTTGTTGACCTAATGAATTGGTGATACGAAAACTGTTCTATCCTTTTCACTAAGAATTTGAAATCttcgttttctttatttttttttcatttttttatgttttgactCGGGACTTGTTTTCCTATTGGATTCAAATGCTGAACATGTGCATGCAGTGAGTTGAACAAACTTTGTCATGATGTCAGATTAGATGTGTACTAAAGATTatggaaaatatttattattggtGTATAAGAATGACTGAAAATCCGATGAGTCGTTTTTTTCGTATTTCCAAAACACCTGATTTTGTtttatcgattttttttattacgcATTATTTGGCGTTTCTGTTTGTAGGTAGAATATGTAGATCATTCAGGCCAGGCAAGATTTGCATTTGCTGAGGCCCCGAATGAAGCCCTCCCATCCAACTGTAGACCCAATTTTGGTGCTGCATGGTTGACAAAAGATAAATTTAAGGTTCATATTTACAAAGCAACCTTGATCATTATGGCGTTGTATTGTCATCTAAATTATTCAGTTTTCCGCTTCGGGAGTTTGTCTCAAGTGGCTTTTAGAAATCCGAAGGCTCATTATAGCTTAGTatatttattgtgaatattgtcTTGCATGTGTTTAATGCATCCATACTGACTGATTCGCTTGTTTCAGGTTAATGAAACTTATCAATGCTGGTATACACTGGGGATTTCTAAAGTGAGCATGAATCACAAAGGTTTATTTGACTGCCAGGCCCAGGATCCATCTACTGTTGAGATGCTTAAACGCTATTCCATGTTGTAAGTAACAGGAAACTATTTCTTTCTTATGTTTAATGTTAATTCGCGTTTAGAGGAAGAATCTTAAAGTACTCGGTCAGTATTCTGGATAAAGCTATTTCTTTCAATGTCACCGCAACATAAATCTTAACCGTCTGGAAGATCGATTTTCATTAGTGTGAAAAAGGCAATGATTAAAGTACTTGGTCAATATTCTGTATAAAGCTATTGATGATAATCAATGTATGCATTAGAAATTGATCTGGTTGCATCAACCAGGGCAATTGGACTAAAGCTTTATTAGTATTGTAAAAGACTCTTTAAAGTTGGAAAGTCCAGTGGAAAAAAATATAGGAGATATACCAAACGGATATGGCCAAAAAAATATAGGAGATATGCCAAAAGGATACAACTAAGTTCAAAagtaataatgtaaaaaaacaATCAACATCAGACCCCGATTCACGTCACATTATTGTCGTTTGAGCAGTTCCTAATTTCAAACATGGGCATCAGTTCTCTTTAATTTCATGAATGTTTGCACTTTGCGTTGAGGAATTAAGTTTGATCTTGATTGGATTTGCATTCCATCTAACTTCAAAATGGTCACTTATTTTCTTTTAGTCCAGTTTTTTGGTTAGGCACTATGAATGGTTTTTCTGTTGAGTGGTTTAGAATTCTTTATTCTCATAAAGTTTGCGTGTAAACTGGTGATTATTGGTTCTGAATTTGAGTTTGTCTAGTTTactttctttttcaaaaaatgttTATACAAATCCTTTATTCCTCTGttaatttttcttctctttAATGTTTTTTGgttcatgttaattatgaaaTGGAAATTTATTTGTCGATAACTCCACTATATGGCTTTTCAATTGTCTGATTTTGctttattatgtatttatgATGCTCTTGTCATTTTAGGTTTATAAGGATGTCAAAGTCCTGGTTTTCCAATGGGGCATCATCAATAAGATGGTGGAGATGGGACATGATTGCTGGACTCATTGCTGGCTTGGCAACTTCTTTTTTATCCATTACCTTGGCTGCACTTCTGCGGCAGTTTATCTCTATCATCTACCGTGTCTGTTTGTCTAGGATATCGCTTCCATGCCCAAGTATCATTCTACTTAAACGAGCTTGTTTATTTTTAGTGTATTTCTCCTTTATGAGTTGGGTCACTTTTCAGTATGTAAAAAGACTTGGCCTTTCTTAGTTATATAACAGTTCACATCAGGAGGCACTCACAAGTGGATCCAATAGCAGGGGAAGGGGGTGCAAGGAGCCCCCCACCCCCCAACGAAAAATATAAAAGTGTAATCATTTTTCGAAAGTGGAGTTTTTGGATACTCCCGAAGAAAATGTTGAATTGCCCACCTTCTCCTCTCGCTTCCACCTAGTACATTTTATTCTTGGGGTCAATTTGTGGAGGTGCTCCTCTTCCAGTAGTGCAATCTCTACAATTGCCAGAAATACGATGAAATAATGTAACACTTTTGCAtcagtaaaatttaatttatctacCTAGATCGAGTTAGTTAGCATTAACTAACAAGGACCATTGTAAATATATAGCAGCTGTGTTGTGCAATATACTTTAGTTCTGAAAATTTCAAGTAGATAAAGTTACTTAGGACTATTCTAAGCAATTGTACGATTCTTCTGTGGTGCAATGACAAATTTAGTTGTGACAGCTTTTAAGGATTTCCATTGAACAAGAGTTCTTGAACATCCAAAATATGGGTTATTTTTTTGCGTGACCATTTTATgttataataatttgaaatataagatTGTAACATTTTGCAAGTTATTCTTCTGGTTTTGGTATGCTTCTTCTTTGTTGATATGATTCAATCAAATATCAACTTTTGTTTAATGAATCTGTTATTCTTTGGACAGTTTTATTGAACTTAAATTCTGTTTGTCATAATATTGGACAACGCAGGGGCCCTGAATTGACAGGAAATTGATGTCAtgttatatttgaattttaaaatgcgTACCACTTGGCAGAAAATGAGAGTGATGCTAGTTTTATGCAGGCCATGAACCTTCCGAATTCCTCCCCTTTGTTTGGGTGCAGGACCGGCAATCAGGAGCATACTTACCTCAATTAGAGTTTAAGATGGTTCAGGTGTTGACTGTTAAAGGAATAATCAAAATTACTTTGGCATGAAACTAAAAGCATGTTCTAGATAAGTTTGGTAGCATTGAGACTTTCAATTTCAAATAGAGCGCAGTGGATGTGTGAAATCCATGTCGTGAATTCCAACTACCTTGAAGTTAATGCTTGACAAGTAGTTGCCCCTATCTATTCCTGATTTTTAGTGTTGCAGCGatcagaaaataaattaatggcATCTAGACCATGTAGTATGTAGAAACTCTTGATTAATTGTTAGGTTTTAGAAATACATGTGTTGTGTGCTCCGCTTATAGTCTTACAGAAAGGTTGGTGAAAAATACTAAATAGAAAGAAGCCTCACATCTTCCCTGTTTCTGCAATTATCCTCTCAATTTCTTCAAGAAGTCTCTCCTTCTCTTCACCCAAGTCCTCATTCTGTTTCTGTAGTTCTTCAATCTGCTTTGTCTGCTCGGAATCCTTTCTGAAATTCATTAAGATTGTAATTTCTCAGAAAAGATCGgtattattttctgaaaatgcatTCTCTTGAGGCGCAACAAGGAAATTTTAAACTTGACAGCTTGTCCGCCCCTGATAAGACGTCGCCTGGGGTTTGGTTAAAATTCTTTATATAGACTTCTGGGGATCAGTTCAAAATGGCATGCGAGGGTGGACATAAAATTGTAGGTAAAGAAGTATATTGGAAGCATTCAGTATGTCTGTTGTTAGCTTACCTATTCATGAAAGCCAAGTTAAGTTTTAGTGAACGCACTTCCTTCTCAAGATTTTCACCTCTCTTTAAAATTGATTGCATATCTGAAGGAATTGGTGGTGTTGAACTTCTTTCCTTTGCTTCCGCCATCCTTTATTTCTCAGAAAAATCAGTACGAAATGCAATGCATCATCAAGAAACTTAAAGTAGTACGGAGTATACATACTTTCGTGAACGATCGACTCTAC
This genomic window from Primulina huaijiensis isolate GDHJ02 chromosome 7, ASM1229523v2, whole genome shotgun sequence contains:
- the LOC140981083 gene encoding uncharacterized protein, which gives rise to MDSHEMEEERRKKENANASVHRIILRSCFALAFSFLIFLLILFIILYLAVLIGNLSIWCPISVSSQCRIVSSSVDLRSTKVCELGLLNYKAKHVFHPFEKKRYRCHYDYYWASIFKVEYVDHSGQARFAFAEAPNEALPSNCRPNFGAAWLTKDKFKVNETYQCWYTLGISKVSMNHKGLFDCQAQDPSTVEMLKRYSMLFIRMSKSWFSNGASSIRWWRWDMIAGLIAGLATSFLSITLAALLRQFISIIYRVCLSRISLPCPSIILLKRACLFLVYFSFMSWVTFQYVKRLGLS